A stretch of Arctopsyche grandis isolate Sample6627 chromosome 9, ASM5162203v2, whole genome shotgun sequence DNA encodes these proteins:
- the LOC143916497 gene encoding uncharacterized protein LOC143916497, whose protein sequence is MVQTDVCVKRQLTTVMSSEDFAQFCHLKGSMELLEQVRQVKKLLEGFEDDHYKPAHSACVALLQQLPTIITDKENIMSVKERPKRGRPKMPPSVQPSTTHTKSSLDDCERDRNKRSCRNRTPKIQKDFVYNTEIVYGNSRSKEPTTVSLNKSKLKCIAPLKRGPKLKTPRVVIEKMNDLPNESLMSTSSKAAKRNKKGETALHSACTSQNVSKAIDLLNSDANPNTADNAGWTPLHEAVINNLAELVELLLKKNALPDVPGPMNDTPLHEAIKKGNLVIIKLLVEYGADVHMRNSKGVSPYDLAGEDVKKILTASTWSENHYKMHSMTAVLCGFNQDQIFNIYPSDLYTDTSSKLKNLEKHHPNLKIAKSIDKDVTHVLVNDLHCGLNLDTLTAVLFGVPVISIEWIINSDESELADWQRHEIIGLGPNSDCFRLSHMNRLKMYPPLFNGCHFYFHDLNTNYDINKDLYVNRQILTKLVVNGGGLVLKREPDPEAIPEAEALVPFHVGKNDTLAHCGHYIIYRKQPELAYNMKHIKSLPVGWLIECIQKFRLVNP, encoded by the coding sequence ATGGTCCAGACTGATGTTTGTGTGAAACGTCAACTGACAACAGTTATGTCAAGTGAGGATTTCGCGCAATTCTGTCATTTGAAAGGGAGCATGGAGTTGTTGGAGCAGGTCAGGCAAGTGAAGAAGCTGCTCGAGGGCTTCGAGGACGACCACTACAAGCCAGCGCACTCGGCTTGTGTCGCCTTGCTTCAACAATTGCCTACAATCATAACTGACAAGGAAAACATCATGTCTGTCAAAGAAAGACCGAAACGAGGTAGACCGAAGATGCCACCATCGGTACAACCGTCCACTACTCACACTAAATCGTCACTCGATGATTGTGAACGCGATCGGAATAAAAGATCGTGCAGGAACAGAACACCCAAAATTCAGAAGGATTTCGTCTACAACACGGAGATTGTATATGGAAATTCGCGTTCCAAGGAACCGACCACAGTATCTTTAAACAAATCGAAATTGAAGTGTATAGCCCCGCTCAAAAGAGGCCCGAAATTAAAAACGCCAAGAGTAGTCATTGAAAAAATGAACGACCTACCGAACGAAAGTCTCATGTCTACTTCTTCAAAGGCCGCGAAACGGAACAAAAAAGGAGAAACCGCTTTACATTCGGCGTGCACTTCCCAGAACGTTTCGAAAGCTATAGATTTGCTCAACTCGGATGCAAATCCCAACACCGCAGACAACGCCGGCTGGACTCCGCTGCACGAAGCTGTAATCAACAACCTGGCAGAACTAGTGGAACTCCTTCTGAAGAAGAACGCTCTTCCGGACGTACCTGGACCGATGAACGACACTCCGCTTCACGAGGCCATCAAAAAGGGCAATCTCGTCATTATTAAGCTCCTAGTCGAATACGGCGCCGATGTACACATGCGAAACTCAAAAGGAGTGTCGCCGTATGATTTAGCCGGTGAAGATGTGAAAAAGATTCTCACTGCATCAACGTGGAGCGAAAACCACTATAAAATGCACTCCATGACTGCCGTCCTGTGCGGCTTCAACCAAGACCAGATCTTCAACATATACCCGTCGGATTTATACACGGACACATCGTCCAAGTTGAAAAACTTGGAGAAACACCACCCAAATCTTAAGATCGCAAAGTCGATCGACAAAGACGTCACGCACGTACTCGTAAACGATTTACATTGCGGCTTGAACTTAGACACCCTCACGGCTGTGCTATTCGGCGTGCCGGTCATCAGCATCGAATGGATAATCAATTCTGATGAGTCGGAGCTCGCCGATTGGCAGCGGCACGAGATCATCGGACTCGGACCCAACTCGGACTGCTTCAGACTCTCACACATGAACCGCTTGAAGATGTATCCGCCACTCTTCAACGGTTGCCACTTTTACTTCCATGACTTAAACACGAACTACGACATCAACAAAGATCTTTATGTCAACAGGCAGATACTGACAAAGCTCGTCGTCAACGGAGGAGGGTTGGTTTTGAAGAGAGAACCGGATCCGGAAGCGATTCCGGAAGCAGAGGCTCTGGTGCCGTTCCACGTCGGCAAGAATGACACGCTAGCCCATTGTGGGCATTATATCATTTACAGAAAGCAGCCTGAACTTGCTTATAATATGAAGCATATAAAATCCTTGCCGGTCGGCTGGTTAATTGAATGCATCCAAAAGTTCCGATTGGTGAATCCCTGA